A single region of the Streptomyces sp. AM 4-1-1 genome encodes:
- a CDS encoding type I polyketide synthase, with product MESSVEQLVAALRTTMLENERLRARNDQLTDAAQEPIAVVGMACRYPGGVESPEGLWDLLVEGRDGVSGFPVDRGWDVEGIYDPEPGKPNRTVTREGGFLYGAADFDAEAFGISPREALGMDPQQRLLLEASWEAVERAGIDPLSLKGSRTGVYAGVMYHDYGPGTSDGSLVTGRVAFTLGLEGPAVTVDTACSSSLVALHWAAQALRQGDCSLALVGGVTVMTTPDMFLYFSHQRGMAADGRCKSFAADADGTGCSEGVGVLLVERLSDARRNGHQVLAVIRGSAVNQDGASSGMTTPNGPSQQRVIRAALDQAGLTAADIDLVEAHGTGTRLGDPIEAQALLATYGQGRPEGDPLWLGSLKSNLGHTQAAAGVGGVIKAVLSIRHGVMPRSLHCESRSSQVDWDAGAVELLTQAREWPVRDRPRRVGVSSFGLSGTNAHVIVEQAPAVVEEEMPGSVVVPVVPVVLSARGEKALTAQAARLLEHVRSSGAGLVDVGFSSVVSRAVLEHRAVITAGDQEELVAGLEALAAGEESGLVVRGVAGNVGGTAFLFTGQGAQRLGMGRELCEAFPVFAAAFGAVVGELDAGLSRPLRGVVWGEDAELLSRTEFAQAGLFAFEVALFRLVESWGVVPDFLVGHSVGEIAAAHVAGVLSLADAAALVVARGRLMQGLPAGGSMVAVEASEAEVLPLLDGPVGIASVNGPRSVVVSGAEDAVASVVEHFAGLGRRTSVLRVSHAFHSPLMEPMLADFEKVVSGLSFSVPVLPVVSGLTGEVSDEVASPGYWVRHVREAVRFADAVAYTAARGVTTFIEIGPDAVLAGMGAQSVEDGLFVPVQRRSRSEAQTAVGALGRLHTAGVRVDWAGFYGGSGARRVGLPTYAFQRERFWLGSVSGGDVVGVGQVVVEHPVLGAVVVLADSGGVVLTGRLSVDGLPWLVDHGVLGSVLLPGAAFVELAVRAGDEVGCGLVEELTLRAPLVLSGSGGVAVQVVVGGVGEGGRRSLRVYSRREGAGVGEAWVLHAEGVLAEAGPVPEMDLTEWPPPGATDVFVDDAYELLHQQGYEYGPVFRGLKAAWRRGDDVFAEVVLPESAHADAERFGVHPALLDATMHALGVGEHVTGEEATELPFSWTNVSLHANGARALRVHLSRQGPNSLSLKLADENGSPVATIGGLSFRPVSVGQLSAGGSGGLWEVVWRPVSGAGAAVPGGSGAVVFDVVAECGGGLSGSDVVSGVRLVTGRVLGVVQEWLAGAGGGGGPLVVVTRGAVAVGEGEGVDVCQAPVWGLVRAAQAENPGRFVLLDVDVEGVAGVDVAGVVASGEPEVAVRGGVVWVPRLVAVEAPATGSADVLGGVSVDVSSGVVLVTGGTGGLGGLIARHLVEVCGVRRLVLTSRRGGGAPGVEGLVEGLVGAGAEVEVVVCDVSDRGAVASLVGGIEDLVGVVHAAGAGDNGLVGSMDVGRLEGVWGAKADGAWFLHELTLGRELAFFVLLSSAGGLVLAAGQANYAAANVFLDGLAVYRASLGLPATSLAYGLWDVRTGLTESLEEDVRLMAARGLPALGAADALALFDAGLRSGRPALVPLAVDVPTLRAREELPALLRDLVRPADLPVSRSRTKGADPAALVARLSGLGTKEREEALLDLVRNHAAAVLGHAGRDAVPAERGFLDIGFDSLTALELRNRLNALTGCRLTPTLIFDYPSAAELAAHLRQVLFGEDAPEDDLSSATADELFDILDGGAEVSA from the coding sequence ATGGAATCTTCTGTCGAGCAGCTGGTCGCCGCCCTCCGCACGACCATGCTGGAGAACGAACGGCTCCGCGCCCGCAACGACCAGCTCACCGACGCGGCCCAGGAGCCGATCGCGGTTGTGGGTATGGCGTGTCGTTATCCGGGTGGGGTGGAGTCGCCGGAGGGTTTGTGGGATTTGTTGGTGGAGGGCCGGGATGGTGTGTCCGGTTTTCCGGTGGATCGTGGGTGGGATGTGGAGGGGATTTATGATCCGGAGCCGGGGAAGCCGAATCGTACGGTGACGAGGGAGGGCGGTTTCCTTTACGGGGCTGCTGATTTCGATGCTGAGGCGTTCGGTATTTCGCCGCGTGAGGCGTTGGGGATGGACCCGCAGCAGCGGTTGTTGCTGGAGGCGTCCTGGGAGGCGGTGGAGCGGGCGGGTATCGATCCGCTGTCGCTGAAGGGCAGCCGGACCGGGGTCTACGCCGGCGTCATGTACCACGACTACGGCCCCGGAACGAGCGACGGAAGCCTGGTCACGGGGCGCGTCGCCTTCACCCTCGGCCTCGAAGGACCCGCGGTCACGGTCGACACGGCGTGTTCCTCCTCCCTGGTGGCCCTGCACTGGGCGGCGCAGGCACTGCGGCAGGGGGACTGCTCGCTGGCGCTGGTCGGCGGGGTGACCGTGATGACCACGCCGGACATGTTCCTGTACTTCAGTCATCAGCGGGGTATGGCGGCGGACGGCCGGTGCAAGTCGTTCGCGGCGGATGCGGACGGTACGGGGTGCTCCGAGGGTGTGGGTGTGCTGCTGGTGGAGCGGTTGTCCGACGCGCGGCGGAACGGGCACCAGGTGCTCGCCGTGATCAGGGGCAGCGCGGTCAACCAGGACGGCGCGTCGAGCGGGATGACCACTCCGAACGGTCCGTCGCAACAGCGGGTCATTCGGGCGGCGTTGGACCAAGCCGGGTTGACGGCTGCGGACATCGATCTTGTGGAGGCGCATGGGACGGGGACCCGGTTGGGTGATCCGATCGAGGCGCAGGCGTTGTTGGCGACGTACGGGCAGGGGCGGCCTGAGGGTGATCCGTTGTGGTTGGGGTCGTTGAAGTCGAATCTTGGTCATACGCAGGCGGCTGCGGGTGTGGGTGGGGTGATCAAGGCGGTGTTGTCGATCCGCCATGGGGTGATGCCCAGGTCCCTTCATTGCGAGTCCCGTTCTTCGCAGGTGGATTGGGATGCGGGTGCGGTGGAGTTGTTGACGCAGGCGCGTGAGTGGCCGGTGCGGGATCGTCCGCGTCGGGTGGGGGTGTCGTCGTTCGGTCTGAGTGGGACGAACGCGCATGTGATCGTCGAGCAGGCTCCGGCGGTGGTGGAAGAGGAGATGCCGGGGTCGGTTGTGGTGCCGGTGGTGCCGGTGGTGTTGTCGGCGCGGGGGGAGAAGGCGTTGACCGCCCAGGCGGCCCGGCTGCTGGAGCATGTGCGTTCGTCGGGTGCGGGGTTGGTGGATGTGGGGTTTTCGTCGGTGGTGTCGCGTGCGGTGCTGGAGCACCGTGCGGTGATTACGGCCGGGGATCAGGAGGAGCTGGTCGCCGGGTTGGAGGCGCTGGCGGCAGGCGAGGAGTCCGGCCTGGTGGTGCGGGGAGTGGCCGGGAATGTAGGCGGGACTGCGTTCCTGTTTACGGGTCAGGGTGCGCAGCGGTTGGGGATGGGCCGGGAGTTGTGTGAGGCGTTCCCGGTGTTCGCGGCGGCTTTCGGCGCGGTGGTGGGGGAGTTGGACGCGGGTCTGTCGCGTCCGTTGCGTGGGGTGGTGTGGGGTGAGGATGCTGAGCTGCTGAGTCGGACGGAGTTTGCTCAGGCTGGGTTGTTCGCGTTCGAGGTGGCGTTGTTCCGGCTGGTGGAGTCGTGGGGGGTGGTCCCGGATTTCCTGGTGGGGCATTCGGTGGGGGAGATCGCTGCCGCTCATGTGGCGGGTGTGTTGTCACTGGCGGATGCGGCGGCGTTGGTGGTGGCGCGTGGCCGGTTGATGCAGGGGCTGCCGGCGGGTGGTTCGATGGTGGCGGTCGAGGCGTCGGAGGCCGAGGTTCTGCCCCTGCTGGACGGCCCGGTGGGAATCGCCTCCGTCAACGGCCCCCGGTCGGTGGTCGTTTCGGGCGCCGAGGACGCTGTGGCATCCGTGGTGGAGCATTTCGCTGGTCTGGGGCGGCGGACGAGTGTGCTGCGGGTGTCGCACGCGTTCCATTCGCCGTTGATGGAGCCGATGCTCGCCGACTTCGAGAAGGTGGTCTCGGGTCTGTCGTTCTCCGTCCCGGTTCTGCCGGTGGTGTCGGGTCTGACGGGTGAGGTTTCGGACGAGGTGGCGTCGCCGGGGTATTGGGTGCGGCATGTGCGGGAGGCGGTGCGGTTCGCCGACGCCGTCGCGTACACGGCTGCTCGTGGTGTGACGACGTTCATCGAGATCGGTCCGGACGCGGTGCTGGCCGGTATGGGCGCGCAGAGTGTGGAGGACGGGCTGTTCGTTCCGGTTCAGCGTCGTAGCCGGTCGGAGGCGCAGACAGCGGTCGGCGCTCTGGGGCGGCTTCACACGGCCGGTGTACGGGTGGACTGGGCTGGGTTTTATGGGGGTTCGGGTGCTCGGCGGGTGGGTTTGCCGACGTATGCGTTTCAGCGTGAGCGGTTTTGGCTGGGGTCGGTGTCGGGTGGGGATGTGGTGGGTGTGGGGCAGGTGGTGGTGGAGCATCCGGTGTTGGGTGCGGTGGTGGTGTTGGCGGATTCGGGTGGGGTGGTGTTGACGGGTCGGTTGTCGGTGGATGGTTTGCCGTGGTTGGTTGATCATGGTGTGTTGGGTTCGGTGTTGTTGCCGGGTGCGGCGTTTGTGGAGTTGGCTGTTCGTGCGGGTGATGAGGTGGGTTGTGGGTTGGTGGAGGAGTTGACGTTGCGGGCTCCGTTGGTGTTGTCGGGGTCTGGTGGGGTTGCGGTGCAGGTGGTGGTGGGTGGTGTGGGTGAGGGTGGTCGGCGTTCGTTGCGGGTGTATTCGCGGCGTGAGGGTGCTGGGGTGGGTGAAGCGTGGGTTCTGCACGCGGAGGGTGTGCTCGCGGAGGCGGGGCCGGTCCCGGAGATGGACCTCACCGAATGGCCCCCGCCCGGTGCGACCGACGTATTCGTCGACGACGCCTACGAGTTGCTGCACCAGCAGGGCTACGAGTACGGCCCCGTCTTCCGGGGGCTCAAGGCTGCCTGGCGGCGCGGGGATGATGTGTTCGCGGAGGTCGTGCTGCCCGAGTCGGCGCACGCGGACGCCGAACGGTTCGGTGTGCACCCTGCCCTCCTCGACGCCACCATGCACGCACTCGGGGTCGGCGAGCACGTAACGGGTGAGGAGGCGACAGAGCTTCCCTTCTCCTGGACGAACGTCTCCCTGCACGCCAACGGGGCTCGGGCACTTCGGGTCCATCTGTCGCGACAGGGCCCCAACAGCCTCTCGCTGAAGCTGGCCGACGAGAACGGTTCGCCCGTGGCCACGATCGGTGGACTCTCCTTCCGTCCGGTGTCGGTGGGGCAGTTGTCGGCTGGTGGTTCGGGTGGGTTGTGGGAGGTGGTGTGGCGTCCGGTGTCGGGTGCCGGGGCTGCTGTGCCTGGTGGTTCGGGTGCGGTGGTGTTCGATGTGGTGGCGGAGTGTGGTGGGGGGTTGTCGGGGTCGGATGTGGTGTCGGGTGTTCGGTTGGTGACGGGTCGGGTGTTGGGTGTGGTGCAGGAGTGGTTGGCGGGTGCTGGTGGGGGTGGTGGTCCGTTGGTGGTGGTGACGCGTGGGGCGGTTGCTGTGGGTGAGGGTGAGGGTGTGGATGTGTGTCAGGCGCCGGTGTGGGGTTTGGTGCGGGCGGCGCAGGCGGAGAATCCGGGGCGTTTCGTGTTGCTTGATGTGGATGTGGAGGGTGTGGCTGGGGTGGATGTGGCGGGGGTGGTGGCGTCGGGTGAGCCGGAGGTGGCTGTGCGGGGTGGTGTGGTGTGGGTTCCGCGTCTGGTGGCGGTGGAGGCGCCCGCGACCGGTTCTGCTGACGTGTTGGGTGGTGTGTCGGTGGATGTGTCGTCGGGTGTGGTGTTGGTGACGGGTGGTACGGGTGGTTTGGGTGGGTTGATTGCTCGGCATTTGGTGGAGGTGTGTGGGGTTCGTCGGTTGGTGTTGACGAGTCGGCGGGGTGGGGGTGCGCCGGGTGTGGAGGGTTTGGTGGAGGGGTTGGTGGGTGCGGGGGCTGAGGTGGAGGTGGTGGTGTGTGATGTGTCGGATCGGGGTGCGGTGGCTTCGTTGGTGGGGGGGATCGAGGATTTGGTGGGGGTGGTGCATGCGGCGGGTGCGGGGGACAACGGGTTGGTGGGTTCGATGGATGTGGGCCGGTTGGAGGGGGTGTGGGGTGCGAAGGCGGATGGTGCGTGGTTTTTGCATGAGTTGACGTTGGGGCGGGAGTTGGCGTTCTTTGTGTTGTTGTCGTCGGCGGGTGGTTTGGTGCTGGCGGCGGGGCAGGCGAATTATGCGGCGGCGAATGTGTTCCTGGACGGGCTGGCGGTGTATCGGGCGTCGCTCGGGCTGCCCGCGACGTCTCTCGCCTACGGCCTGTGGGACGTACGGACCGGGCTGACCGAATCCCTCGAAGAGGACGTACGGCTGATGGCCGCACGCGGCCTGCCCGCGCTCGGAGCGGCCGACGCGCTGGCACTGTTCGACGCGGGACTCCGCTCGGGGCGGCCGGCGCTCGTGCCGCTCGCCGTGGACGTACCGACCCTGCGTGCCCGGGAGGAACTGCCCGCGCTGCTGCGCGACCTCGTGCGCCCCGCCGACCTTCCCGTGTCACGGAGCCGTACGAAAGGAGCCGATCCGGCCGCGCTGGTCGCCCGGCTGTCGGGGCTGGGCACCAAGGAGCGTGAAGAGGCGCTGCTGGACCTGGTGCGCAACCACGCCGCCGCCGTCCTCGGGCACGCCGGCCGGGACGCCGTTCCGGCGGAGCGGGGCTTCCTCGACATCGGGTTCGACTCGTTGACGGCGCTGGAACTCCGTAACCGGCTGAACGCCCTCACCGGCTGCCGGCTGACCCCGACGCTGATCTTCGACTACCCGTCGGCCGCCGAACTGGCCGCTCATCTGCGGCAGGTCCTGTTCGGCGAGGACGCTCCCGAGGACGATCTCAGCTCCGCCACCGCGGACGAGCTGTTCGACATCCTCGACGGCGGGGCCGAGGTGTCGGCATGA
- a CDS encoding FAD-dependent oxidoreductase has protein sequence MRKQIVVVGAAAAGLTAVETLRAKGYEGGLTLVGDEAHPPYDRPPLSKELLRDTWDPGQTWLRPEDVLSAVDTELRLGCRATGLDTGARTVTLSTGEQLPYDELIIATGLRPRRLPWGDGVRGVHVLRSLDDALRLREELLRGPRVAVIGAGFLGSEIAATAREAGLDVTLIDTNSTPLALQVGPGVGAGVAALHREHGVRLVLGAGVAGLAEGPGGVKAVLLAGGSRVEADLVVVAIGSVPAVDWLAGSGLALGDGVLCDAYCRAAPGVWAAGDVANWPHPTAGGRVRLEQRTNAAQQAMAVVANLLAGEGAERPYAPVPFGWTHQFGTKIQTIGWCSPDARTEIVSGSPESGEFVAAYHRDGRLVGALGWNSARGMRQCRMSLGRPSADFVAPASASTSVLVSGSASASAYVPASASAYVPAVAEAPAVTDLASAPAPAVSAPASAPAPAVSVAPGSAGV, from the coding sequence GTGCGGAAGCAGATAGTCGTCGTGGGCGCGGCGGCAGCCGGTCTCACCGCCGTGGAGACCCTACGCGCCAAGGGGTACGAGGGTGGGCTCACCCTCGTCGGTGACGAGGCGCATCCCCCGTACGACCGGCCACCGCTCTCCAAGGAACTGCTGCGGGACACCTGGGACCCCGGGCAGACGTGGCTGCGGCCGGAGGACGTGCTGTCCGCGGTGGACACCGAACTGCGGCTGGGCTGCCGGGCCACCGGTCTGGACACGGGTGCGCGCACCGTCACGCTCTCCACCGGAGAACAGCTTCCGTACGACGAACTGATCATCGCCACCGGTCTGCGTCCCCGTCGGCTGCCGTGGGGCGACGGCGTACGGGGCGTCCATGTGCTGCGTTCGCTCGACGACGCCCTACGGCTGCGCGAGGAGTTGCTGCGCGGACCGCGGGTCGCGGTGATCGGGGCGGGTTTCCTCGGTTCGGAGATCGCCGCCACCGCGCGGGAGGCCGGGCTCGACGTCACGCTCATCGACACCAACTCCACGCCGCTGGCCCTTCAGGTCGGGCCCGGCGTCGGGGCCGGGGTGGCCGCGCTGCACCGGGAGCACGGGGTGCGGCTCGTTCTCGGCGCGGGTGTGGCGGGCCTCGCGGAGGGGCCCGGGGGAGTAAAGGCGGTACTGCTGGCCGGCGGTTCGCGGGTCGAGGCGGATCTCGTCGTCGTGGCGATCGGCTCGGTGCCCGCGGTGGACTGGCTCGCCGGTTCGGGGCTCGCCCTCGGCGACGGGGTGCTCTGTGACGCGTACTGCCGCGCCGCGCCCGGGGTGTGGGCGGCGGGGGACGTCGCGAACTGGCCGCACCCGACGGCGGGCGGCCGGGTGCGGCTGGAGCAGCGGACCAACGCGGCCCAGCAGGCCATGGCGGTCGTCGCCAACCTGCTGGCCGGGGAGGGCGCGGAACGGCCCTACGCGCCGGTGCCGTTCGGCTGGACACATCAGTTCGGGACGAAGATCCAGACCATCGGGTGGTGCTCACCGGACGCGCGTACGGAGATCGTCAGCGGTTCTCCGGAGAGCGGGGAGTTCGTCGCCGCGTACCACCGTGACGGCCGCCTGGTCGGCGCGCTGGGCTGGAACAGCGCGCGGGGGATGCGTCAGTGCCGGATGTCGCTCGGCCGTCCTTCGGCGGATTTCGTCGCCCCGGCCTCCGCCTCGACTTCCGTCCTGGTATCCGGATCGGCTTCCGCCTCGGCATACGTCCCGGCTTCCGCCTCGGCGTACGTCCCGGCCGTTGCTGAGGCTCCCGCCGTGACCGACCTGGCTTCCGCCCCCGCTCCCGCCGTGTCCGCCCCGGCTTCTGCTCCCGCTCCCGCCGTGTCCGTCGCGCCGGGTTCGGCCGGCGTCTGA
- a CDS encoding TetR/AcrR family transcriptional regulator, which produces MRDTHAKASDEGRHDMKNGEGTGTDGAGLPNSIGVLWELRNREQRTARTGLSVERIVTAAIESADADGLGALSMSRVAKSLDFGTMSLYRHVSSKDELQQLMLDMAYGTPPPIDAGPDDWRAGLEQWARAFQEVFRRHPWMLQISVSGPPLEPGQLSWLECGLRTLGGTALRPDEKLSVMMLMIGYVRNYVQLSLGVVTQDISEADLMANYGRALAKYTDAASFPALAELLEAGAFEAPEDDFTFGLQRVLDGTEVLVRIRKGEKPLT; this is translated from the coding sequence GTGCGTGATACGCACGCCAAGGCTTCCGATGAAGGCAGGCACGACATGAAGAACGGCGAGGGAACGGGTACGGACGGGGCCGGCCTGCCCAACAGCATCGGAGTGCTGTGGGAGCTGCGCAACCGTGAGCAGCGCACGGCCCGGACCGGGTTGAGCGTGGAGCGGATCGTCACGGCCGCGATCGAGTCGGCGGACGCCGACGGTCTGGGCGCGCTGTCCATGTCCCGCGTCGCCAAGAGCCTGGATTTCGGCACGATGTCGCTGTACCGACACGTGTCGAGCAAGGACGAACTGCAACAGCTCATGCTGGACATGGCGTACGGCACCCCGCCGCCCATCGACGCCGGGCCGGACGACTGGCGGGCGGGGCTGGAGCAGTGGGCGCGGGCGTTCCAGGAGGTCTTTCGCCGCCATCCGTGGATGCTGCAGATCTCTGTGAGCGGTCCGCCGCTGGAGCCGGGACAGCTCAGCTGGCTGGAGTGCGGACTGCGCACCCTCGGCGGTACCGCGCTGCGGCCGGACGAGAAGCTGTCCGTGATGATGCTGATGATCGGCTATGTGCGCAACTACGTGCAGCTGTCGCTGGGGGTCGTCACCCAGGACATCAGCGAGGCCGATCTGATGGCCAACTACGGGCGGGCGCTGGCGAAGTACACGGATGCCGCGTCGTTCCCGGCGCTCGCCGAGCTGTTGGAGGCCGGAGCGTTCGAGGCGCCGGAGGACGATTTCACCTTCGGCCTCCAGCGCGTCCTCGACGGTACCGAGGTGCTGGTCAGAATCCGTAAGGGAGAGAAGCCCCTCACCTGA
- a CDS encoding MFS transporter, whose amino-acid sequence MTEIKPRAGLKEWLGLVVIVLVTLLIAIDISVLGFAITPVSEALKPSATQLLWIMDIYSFVLAGALITMGWVGDRFGRRKLLIIGAVVFGVASALAATADSAVMLISARALLGLGAATLTPTSLALIRNMFQDSGQRKTAIAAWSGTLATGAAVGPVVGGLLLNNFWWGSVFMINTPVMVLVLVLAPILLPERRDLSRGKLDVLGALLSLAGIMPFIYGLKELVVDGYSRNATIWAVVGAVLLIAFVQRQRTTRHPMIDISLFRYGGFTGAILTNLMVMFSFMGVSILTNQFLQMVLGMTPFRAALWSMAVMPAIGIAVGLVSALSRKVKPVYLVGSGMLVMAIGFGVLSRLTVDSNVAVLLVGVGLMAAGMTASKTLTAEIVVTSAPKEHAGSSTATSETFTEFGSAFGFAVIGSIGSAVYRDNMAGVSPPGLGGEALDAVRNTIGGAATVAAHQPAAIGAQLLATSREAFTHGLQIAALSGAGAMVVMTVIVSFLLRKVPIETGDPIDPHDLDAPATVPADNRMQPTTG is encoded by the coding sequence ATGACAGAAATCAAGCCCCGAGCGGGGCTCAAGGAATGGCTCGGCCTCGTGGTGATCGTCCTGGTCACCCTGCTGATCGCCATCGACATCTCGGTGCTCGGGTTCGCCATCACACCCGTCAGTGAGGCGCTGAAACCGAGCGCCACCCAGCTGCTGTGGATCATGGACATCTACAGCTTCGTACTGGCGGGCGCCCTGATCACGATGGGATGGGTCGGCGACCGGTTCGGCAGGCGCAAGCTGCTGATCATCGGCGCCGTCGTCTTCGGCGTGGCCTCCGCGCTCGCCGCCACGGCCGACAGCGCGGTCATGCTCATCAGCGCGCGGGCCCTGCTCGGCCTGGGCGCGGCGACGCTGACGCCCACCTCGCTCGCGCTGATCCGCAACATGTTCCAGGACTCCGGGCAGCGCAAGACCGCCATCGCGGCGTGGAGCGGCACGCTCGCCACGGGCGCGGCCGTCGGCCCGGTGGTGGGCGGACTGCTGCTCAACAACTTCTGGTGGGGCTCGGTCTTCATGATCAACACCCCGGTGATGGTGCTGGTCCTGGTGCTGGCCCCGATCCTGCTGCCCGAGCGCCGCGACCTCTCGCGCGGCAAGCTGGACGTGCTCGGCGCGCTGCTCTCGCTGGCCGGGATCATGCCGTTCATCTACGGGCTCAAGGAGCTGGTCGTCGACGGCTACAGCCGGAACGCCACGATCTGGGCCGTCGTCGGTGCCGTCCTGCTCATCGCCTTCGTCCAGCGGCAGCGCACCACGCGGCACCCCATGATCGACATCTCCCTGTTCCGCTACGGCGGCTTCACCGGGGCGATCCTGACCAACCTGATGGTGATGTTCTCCTTCATGGGCGTCAGCATCCTCACCAACCAGTTCCTGCAGATGGTCCTCGGCATGACCCCGTTCCGGGCGGCGCTGTGGTCCATGGCCGTCATGCCCGCCATCGGTATCGCCGTGGGCCTGGTGTCGGCCCTGTCCCGCAAGGTCAAGCCCGTCTACCTGGTCGGCAGCGGCATGCTGGTGATGGCGATCGGCTTCGGGGTGCTGAGCCGGCTCACGGTCGACTCGAACGTCGCCGTACTGCTGGTCGGGGTCGGACTGATGGCGGCCGGCATGACGGCGTCGAAGACCCTGACCGCCGAGATCGTGGTGACCTCGGCGCCCAAGGAGCACGCCGGGTCCTCCACCGCGACCTCGGAGACCTTCACCGAGTTCGGCAGCGCGTTCGGCTTCGCGGTGATCGGCAGCATCGGTTCCGCCGTGTACCGCGACAACATGGCCGGGGTGAGCCCGCCCGGACTCGGCGGCGAAGCCCTCGACGCGGTACGCAACACCATCGGCGGCGCCGCCACCGTCGCCGCTCACCAGCCGGCGGCGATCGGCGCGCAACTCCTCGCCACCAGCCGGGAGGCATTCACCCACGGTCTGCAGATCGCCGCACTCTCCGGGGCCGGAGCCATGGTCGTGATGACGGTGATCGTGTCCTTCCTGCTCCGCAAGGTGCCGATCGAGACGGGCGACCCCATCGACCCGCACGACCTGGACGCACCGGCGACCGTCCCGGCCGACAACCGGATGCAGCCGACCACCGGCTGA
- a CDS encoding AMP-binding protein, whose product MDQIPAHALYDRFLRGLARSPHQVAVRSDGAELTYTELYERALTWAGSLLASLPERPGAVGVLVGKGLDAYTGILACLFTGVTMVPLQASFPVLRTRQMIEAAGVEALFVDGGSATELGLLRAEGVDLPALCPDTGPDTGADTGADTGAAPVTDTGATPVTVPVPVPVTGATPESAPGAGAGSAPDPGRTLVPDPRLRLPRPRPVEPDDVAYILFTSGSTGRPKGVPVTHRNTAHYFGVLDDRYDFGPDDAFSQNFDLNFDCAVFDLFCAWGAGATLVSVPAEAYRNLPEFVTEQGITVWFSTPSAIGLVRRTGRLTEGALPSLRLSFFAGEAVTCQDAEDWSVAAPRSVVENLYGPTELTVTITRHRWSPERSQRIAVAGVVPIGRVHEGHAWVLLDKDGEPDPVEGELCVAGPQLTDGYLDPADDAGRFVDRDGLRFYRTGDRVRSSGGGELLYLGRLDQQVQVRGVRVELAEIDEALRRCAGVEEAVAVAVAAASGQTVEVVAFHIGEPVAPVLLARELSRTLPRAVIPQHFFHLPEFPLNPNRKIDRRALARRAEERLGRTR is encoded by the coding sequence ATGGACCAGATACCGGCGCACGCCCTCTATGACCGTTTCCTGCGTGGTCTCGCCCGCTCTCCGCACCAGGTGGCCGTCCGCTCGGACGGCGCGGAGCTGACGTACACGGAGCTGTACGAGCGGGCCCTGACGTGGGCCGGTTCGCTGCTGGCCTCGCTTCCCGAGCGGCCGGGGGCCGTCGGTGTACTGGTGGGCAAGGGGCTCGACGCCTACACCGGCATACTCGCCTGCCTGTTCACGGGTGTGACGATGGTGCCGCTCCAGGCGTCCTTCCCGGTGCTGCGTACCCGGCAGATGATCGAGGCGGCCGGAGTCGAGGCGCTGTTCGTGGACGGCGGTTCGGCCACGGAACTGGGACTGCTGCGGGCGGAGGGCGTCGATCTACCGGCACTCTGCCCGGACACCGGCCCGGACACGGGCGCGGATACGGGCGCGGATACGGGCGCGGCCCCGGTCACGGATACGGGCGCGACCCCGGTCACGGTCCCGGTCCCGGTCCCGGTCACGGGCGCAACCCCGGAATCGGCCCCGGGCGCGGGCGCGGGCTCAGCCCCGGACCCCGGGCGGACCCTCGTACCCGACCCCCGGCTGCGCCTCCCCCGCCCCCGCCCGGTCGAGCCCGACGACGTGGCGTACATCCTGTTCACCTCCGGGTCCACGGGCCGTCCCAAGGGGGTGCCGGTCACGCACCGGAACACCGCGCATTACTTCGGCGTGCTGGACGACCGTTACGACTTCGGTCCGGACGACGCCTTCTCGCAGAACTTCGATCTCAACTTCGACTGCGCCGTGTTCGACCTCTTCTGCGCGTGGGGGGCCGGGGCGACGCTGGTGTCCGTGCCGGCGGAGGCGTACCGGAACCTTCCGGAGTTCGTGACCGAGCAGGGCATCACCGTGTGGTTCTCCACCCCCAGCGCGATCGGCCTGGTCCGGCGGACCGGCAGGCTCACGGAGGGGGCGCTGCCGTCCTTGCGGCTGAGCTTCTTCGCGGGCGAGGCGGTGACCTGTCAGGACGCCGAGGACTGGTCCGTCGCGGCGCCGAGGTCGGTGGTGGAGAACCTGTACGGGCCCACCGAGCTGACCGTCACCATCACCCGGCACCGCTGGTCGCCCGAGCGGTCGCAGCGCATCGCGGTGGCCGGTGTGGTGCCCATCGGGAGGGTGCACGAGGGCCACGCGTGGGTGCTCCTCGACAAGGACGGTGAACCCGACCCGGTGGAGGGCGAGTTGTGCGTCGCGGGTCCGCAGCTCACCGACGGATATCTCGATCCGGCCGACGACGCGGGCCGGTTCGTCGACCGGGACGGTCTCCGGTTCTACCGGACGGGGGACCGGGTGCGGTCCTCCGGTGGAGGCGAGCTGCTGTATCTCGGCCGCCTGGACCAACAGGTGCAGGTGCGCGGGGTACGGGTGGAGCTGGCGGAGATCGACGAGGCGCTGCGCCGGTGCGCCGGGGTCGAGGAAGCGGTGGCGGTCGCGGTGGCGGCGGCCTCGGGGCAGACCGTCGAGGTGGTCGCCTTCCACATCGGTGAGCCGGTGGCCCCCGTACTGCTGGCGCGCGAACTGAGCCGGACGCTTCCGCGAGCCGTGATCCCCCAGCACTTCTTCCATCTGCCGGAGTTCCCGCTCAACCCCAACCGCAAGATCGACCGTCGCGCGCTGGCCCGCCGGGCCGAGGAGCGTCTCGGGAGGACTCGCTGA